The sequence TTACAATTGTATATTTGTGTTGCACATCTGATTAACAAGATGTAGTGCACAGTGGAGATTGGAGAGAAGTCAGTTTGTACACAGTATACAGGCATAGAAGATGTTAATGTAGTGAGTGTAGGGGGGTTACAGACAGTGTGTTTCCCTGGACTGGGACTCAGGACCGTCCATAATAAAACTAGGTAAGAGAGAGGGGGctatttttcatgtttccatCGCCAGCGTCCATTAATGTGCCATGCTGTTAAGTGTTCATGAGAGATTTGGcctgtggaagaaaaaaaaaaaaaaaaaaaaaaaaaaactgttcctGTGTCTGGCGGTTTTGGTGCGCGCTGCTCTGTAGCGTTTGCCAGAGTAGGAGTTCAAACAGACTGTGTCCGGGGTGTGTGGGGTCTGTGATGATTCTGCTCGGCCGTTTCCAGGCTCTGGAGGTGTTCGAGTCCTGCAGCGTGGGCAGGGGAGAGCcagtcattttttcagcagtcCTTACTGTTTGCTGCAGTCTCTTCCTGTGCTGTTCTGTGGCTGttatccatccatctgtctaaCTGTCTGTCTATACATGTATCtggttatctatctatctttctatctattcacaaaacaaaatccaaagagaacaatttaagaaaaattgcatgtgtgaaaaatgcattgtcaaaacatgacaacTGACTATTTCAAGCAAAAGGTGGCAACATGACTCTAATGAACCAGTAATTAAGAAGTAACAGCTTTACACCCATGCAAGTACTCATTTTGTAagagcattatttttttttttttcaaatgacacGCATAATTTCATGGTGAAGTTCAGCCAGCGCAAAAAATTCATCCATATGTCTAATAGATGATAAGCAACAACTGCAGAACTCGGAGAGTGTTACACGAATTTCTCTATTGATGTGAGTGAAGAAACTGGACAGAAACTACTACTGCAGAAAaccactgaaaaatgcaacaccCGCTCTGACACACAGTCGTGGAAtaatgaaaacactttttttttttctctctctctctctctctctctctctctctctctctctctccccttgaCATCCCAGGAGCTGTAATCAAAACACAAGTGACAGGAATTCAACACTTTCCTCTAGTAGAGAAATAGAGTTCACGCTACATGCTAAAATCTCATCACAATGTGTTGAAGCTGctttatctatttattgatttgtttatttattttatttttttcatccatttatttacttatggTTTATTTGGTAGGGATAAATCGGGCACACATAAGTGAACTGAGAACAGTTATCCATTGCAAGAATCATTGTGTTTACAGCTGATGCTAAATTGCGACACCCGTCCCTGTAAGGGCCTTTGTGAAAGTAAGAGATTAAAACGAAACTAGAAAAGGGTTTCTTTGTGCATTTAGAataattgtgaaaaaataaataaataaataaataaaaaaaatcaaactgtaacCTCAAATGGTGTATGGAATATACATTTCATGGTGAATATCTCTTTAAATAACTGCATATCGAAAATAGcactgtgtggttgtgtgtgtatgtggatgtcTTGTGtttgcgcctgtgtgtgtgtgtgtgtgtgtgtgtgtttgtctggcaGTCTGTTCCCAGGCAGGGAAtatctttgtttgtttagatTACCTTACCGTGACCTTTGCTATTGAAGCTGGATGTTTGCATAGCCCGGCCCAGTTGTTATGACTAGCACAGTGTAAGCAGCAGCTCTCCCAGCCTGTTTTCCTCCTAAAAGTACCTGAAgactttcttttatttaatttataccgtgacatttaaaaaaaaaatgttctgttatTACACTTCATAGGAATTTGTCACATAGTGAGggaacattttttaatatttgctgTGACACTTATAGTAGAgggtggggattttttttttttttttttttttttttttgccatttcttaTTTAGCTAAATGCAAATCATGACAAGTGCCTACAGTGAATGCAAAAATACCCTTTTAAGTTCAAGTTTTCAGCAGTGCTATAAGGGGTCCTCAGCAATGCTATAAGCCTCATTTAATACCCTAAATCCTTCTCCTTGTATTTGCTGAATTGCATTGCCCCAATATTGATCTTTCCTGGCATGCATAGAAAATCAAAGTCACCTAGAAGTAGGAACTCATCTGATTTCCGACAATAAATTTGTCCTTATCCTTCTTGGAATAGCTTGATTTTGATGCTCCAGGGTGGATGTTTGATGTTAAGCGTATTGATTAAAGTGAGGCTTGTGACCTGGTAAAGGAAGACAACAGCATTCTGGCCTTGTCTTCTGGCCTTCAGCCCCACTTGCATATCCCAGACACATTTTCTAATGAGCTGTCTGGCTAAATGTTTTTCAGCCAGAGAAATTATATATCAATTGAAAGTGAAGTGACTTTATAGAGTGAAGAGGAGAAACCAGATGGGAAGAGGGTGACGGTAGAAAAGAGATTGAACGAAAGATGAATTGAGATTACCCTTTTCAGATGATACACTTATAACAGACATGGATTGTATTAATGGCTGGATTGCTTTGTCAGAGGAATGAGGAAAGTGCCATAGCTGTATAATGTAGACATTCATTCTGCTTTATGCGCCTGAAATCTGAAagccttttcttcttttttctttcttcttacaGATGTACTGTGGACTGCTGAtgatttctcctcctcctcctgctcagaTTCAATGGCAGACAAAGACTGCAGTTCCCATTTCTGTTCCTGCCACTTTTGAGCTCAGAAATACAGAAAGACTGATCCTCGGCTAAACCGCAGTCTCCTctctttgcttctctctctgacacTCACCTAGCCTCCGCTTCTCAGTCCATCATTATGGCTTGTTTTCTGGCATCTGCCTTTCTCCTGGTTCTCCAGACATATGCTGCCCCGCCTGAGCTTGTCCAAGCTGGATTTGGCATAACACTGGACCCGATGGACCTTGGCGCTGGACTGCCAGCCAATGTTTCTGGAGACTTgcctccatctccacctcctgGGACTAGCAAACGAGCGCCACAAAGTATCATTATTGGGGTTCGTAAGGGGGGCACGAGAGCCCTTCTGGAAATGCTAGACATTCACCCTgaggttgctgctgctgctaccgaGGTGCATTTCTTTGATTGGGATGAGAACTATGCCAAGGGTTTTGAGTGGTACCGCGAGTTGATGCCCTACTCCTACCCACACCAGATCACGGTGGAGAAGACCCCAGGCTACTTCACATCGGCCCTGGCACCCGAACGTATCCGCGCCATGAACTCCTCCATTAAGCTGCTGCTGATCTTGCGTGACCCAACTGAGAGGGTCATCTCTGACTACACCCAGGTGTACTTCAACAGGCTGGAGAACCACAAGCCAGTGCAGGCCATTGAGAACCTGCTGGTGCGCAACGGAGCCCTAAATACCCGCTACAAGGCCATTCAGAGGAGCCTGTATGACATCCACATGCGCAACTGGCTGCGCCACTTCCCCCTGGAGCAGATACACATTGTGGATGGGGACACTCTGATCCGCAACCCCCTACCAGAGCTTCAGAAGGTGGAACGCTTTCTCAATCTGCCCCCCAGGATAGTGTCCTCCAACTTCTACTTCAACCAGACCAAGGGGTTTTATTGTATCCGGAGCGATGGGCGAGAGCGCTGCCTGCATGAGTCCAAGGGCCGTCCCCACCCGGCAGTCAACAGCACCGTGCTCCAGCAGCTCCGCTCCTACCTACGGGAGCACAACCGCACGTTCTACAGGCTGGTGAAGCGCACCTTTGACTGGCAATAAGGGACCCAGATCACACACAGTACCTTTtctgtgagggggaaaaaaagggggggcaTAAAGCACTTTATGAACCTGACATTTAAACACCCCATTGAATAGCCTCCAAATTACTCCAGTTGTAAGCTCTGGTTTGAGCAGAGCAGTTCTATATTTACAtgataaggcaaaaaaaaacaaacaaaaaaaacatctaaaactgTATCAACAGGAGtaagaaaactggaaaaacccCCAAGCTTGATAAGTCATTCTCTCTGTGCTGGAAATGTTTAAGTGATCGGATTGCAGCAAAGACGAATTTGTGAAACCGAtgaactttttttctctcccttgtttGATATTCTTGTTCTTGATAATAAATCGTTCTGCTTTGAAACGTACCAGAAAAGTGgcatgcttctctctctctctctctctctctccttttcattGCACCCCACAAAACCCCCTCGAGCCCTCTCACCTGCGTTATTTAGGGAGTATGCAAAGGTAGGCAGAGGCATTAGAATAAGCCTTTGAATTGCTGAGGTGGAAGGTAGACATTAATGCAAGGAAGTGGTTGCCCTGGAGCAGTGCTTTAGTAGTACAGGAATCACTAATGGCTTTGGACATTGAAGGTAGCCTGTGCCCGCAGCGAAATCAGTCAAATCTCCATAGTCAGCATGCTCAAATCCTCGGAGCTCCTCTTGCATTTCCCCACCGCTCTGTTCAACAATTTGCTCAGGTGTTAAAGGTAGTCATTAAACCACATGCCTAGCAGGCCTCACAAGACTTATCCAAAGCTGAAATGGTACTCACACAATGATGTTATATCCACatattccttttttccccctgaataTTATGTCTTTGTTGGATCAAACCCAGCatatgttttttccccaaagcaTCTTTTCATCCTACACACGGCAGATAGACATGGGTCATGTTTCTTTCATTGATTAGGCTTTAAACAGCAGCCAAAGCTACGGTTCCACAGGGATCTCTGATGTTCATGTGATCTCCCCTCTCCGTCTGCTGGAATAAGCACTACCACTCTCTTGAGAGGAGCAGTCATTGATGCTGTTCTGGATCTATATCTGGATGCATAACACGGCAGGGGTatggtgtatatgtgtgggCATAATAAACTACACAGAAGATTTACACTTATTAAAGTAGTTTATAGGTGATTTGGGGTTTACTGTGATAATTACACAAGCAAATTATGTGACTCTGCACACACAAGTCCTGTGCAATGACAAATTCATGCACCGATAAATCAAATTACCAATAATTCAGGATGCTCAGGggtttttccctcctctcctcaccagGGGGCACATGGACCCCTGAGAAACACAGGAGGGAATAGTGTGAGGAAATGTGTCTAGACTTGCTCTTTCCAGGATCCCCTCTGTCCCTGCATGCAGGTGAAAAGGCTGTGACAGCTACCTCGTGACCCAGGCCGCCGTCTGTCTGCTTCACTGTGCATCACCCAGCCACTCACCTGGAAGGGAACGAACTGTCCTGCCTCACAGCGAGCGTCTGCCCACTaccacaacataaacacaccgaCATTACCAATCATTTCCATGGTTTTACTCTCTGGTAGCACCGTGGTTCCATAAAGCAGATGGGCATTAAGGACAAAAGGGCATTTTTTTGCCTACAATCAGGGAACATAGACCGAACTGATTCCCTTTATTCACCCAGGCGAAAGGTGACAGAGCATGCTTTCTCTTTTCCACCCTGCTTCACACTCCCTTCCCCGTACAAACCAGCAGCCATCTGGTCGCAGGTTCACTTCTCTAACCTTTAGGCTATCACTATGGAAGGATACCCTTACCCCAGAAAAAAGAGGATGAGAGCTCCTTTTTTTATTACAAGGTGAAAAGTGCAGTGCAGCAAATATTTTGCTGTAAGTGGCTGttttttactgcatttaatGAACGAACCTGGGCCAGAACCTGTGTCACATACAGTGGTCACAAGTCaattaatttctgtgttttagtAGTGTTACCCATAATACAAAAGTGCATGTTGCCCTTGCTATGATAATGCAAGGTAAGTCATTTAAAACCCTTGACACTAACAAGTTATTTTAACTAATGACCAGTGTTGAATGAGACACTTATCACTAGATGTTTCTGATAATTGCCAGCCTCAGGTGTAATTAAAGGTTTGAGGGGCAGTGTGAAGCAATCTGCTGCGGACCTTTTCCCTGGTCTTGTCATCTTAGAAGCTTCTAATGATCTGTCTTGGAAGGTGATTGATGAAGCACTTAGCATCGAATCAAAGCACAAGTAACGTACACTGCTTGCTAAGCTGTTTGCAAACCAGCAGCCGCTGTAATTGCATGATACAAGTCTATTACTGAGGTGTCCTTGATCTGAATTAATGACCTCCATGTCAACAGTGGAAGCAGTTTCCAAATGCACATTAATGGTCAACTGACACGGTTCAGTAGATAGGCGTATACATAATTTATAAACAGCATGGGTCAGTGAATCCTGACATTCAGTGAGATGCAGATGTTCAGTGAGTCAGTTTCTTCATTTAACTTATTTTTGTTCAAATCCTTAACCTCCTCAGTATTTACAGAGTATCACTGGATTTCAAACTGAATGGCTCACTATTTTTATCATAAGCATACAAAAGAGGATTCAGACATCTTCGAGGAATTCAAAGATAACCTTATTGCTGACTGAATGAGTGCCGCTGTCCGTATTTCTCTATTAAATGTTATTCCACACAGCTGTGCACACAGGTGTGACCATCTGGACTATTCCTCAGAGCTCTTATCACTATGTAGCTATTTGTAAGAATCAAGATGGCTTCTCTGTTTGCCAGATGAATAACCACTTCCCTTGCATTCTTGCAACAAAGACACCAATAGCCGTggggagggttttttttttttttcatgttgcatGTTATGGGTTCAAATGCAAGTAGCCTGCGGGGAGTGATGCATGCTATGTAGGCCACAATGCCTAATGTAAACCCTTCTAACATGCTGCTTGATCAGAAAATGAACAATGAACATAAATCTAATGAGATCAGGGACCCTGTAACCTACATTCCCCCCAAAATGCACATTGGATTATCATAAACACAAAAGGCTCAATAACACCAGAAGAGCGAGGATACACATGTTTCTAGCACATATTTTATAGACTCCTTGCTTTTTCCTTTGTGATTacttattcatttgtttgttgacTTATTTTTCATTGCCTTGGGTGCAGAGGGCATGTGTTTGATGTGCTCCCATGGCAGTCTTTACTAAAGGGGGAGGAAGGTTGCCGTTGCATTCAGGTCAAAGGGAGGAGAACGAGAAATGTCTGTGATTATTTGAGGCTGCAGCATAAAAGGCTCTGATTAATCCTTTGAGTCAATGAGGAGAAAAGATGTGAAAAATGTAAGGGAAGATCAGGGCCATGGATTAAAGGTGTGCAGCactcagagtaaaaaaaagtctgcaagGAGAGGTGTTTGTATTTGGGAGAGAGTGAATTTGTGTTCAGAcaatttgtgttgtgtgtgtgcgtgcgtgcgtgcgtgtgtgtgtgtgtgtgtgtcggggcaCGCCAAAGCACAACTTTCACATGGGGATGCTCCATCCTGCTCTGATAGCTGACCTCTTGCTGTTCTACAGGAGACAGAATATCAATAGAAAGTCACTGGGCAGCTTTCCAGAGCTTCTCTGAACAAGCACTTTTTACAAcccattttgtctttttctcttagtgttgtaaaatgcacacaaaaacatgcatgcactcaaGATGCGcgcatacacccacacacacatggcacCAAACACCAAAGGCAGACAGGCATAAACAAACTCTGCAGACATTTCCATTTATGAGTGTTTGGGCATGACCAAACGAGACGTTGACCCTCTTCAAAAAATGTTCCTTCACACTTGCACTGTGGTTGCTGCATATGTCAGAGTGTTGATACGGCAGATAGACTTTCTGTCTGTTCTTGAGGCTGCAGTCACTTCTCTCCCTCAACCTCTTTTATCCCTCAATCCTACCCAGCAGCCCTTGTCTATTCAAATCAAGGGTTGGCGGAACAGTGCCAGAAGGCATTTCACTCTGGAATATGAAATCTACTCTCCTCTGGGTGTACAGTAGAGCCCTGAGTCCCTGCTCTGATTCCTGCacagccaaacaacaacaacaatctgaGTGCACAGTCATGACAGAAAGCATCGCATTTCACTGCTGGCTTATAGCATCCTGGGCCCATAGGAGCCAAGTGTCACACAATGCTATTTCCATCCATAGCAGAGGGGGCTTGAGGGACCAGACAAAAGCAAGAAGGTCTCTACGCTCTCTCTTGAAATCTGTCAGTCTTTTGCCTCGCCTTTCCCATCAACTGGGATCATCACCGGCGTTGGATGCTTAGCTCCGTTTCACTcattcatcttcttttttttcctgcgcTTTATTCGTGGTTGCTTGGCTGAGACACTGCAGGAGGGGAGGTAACATTTTGACTCTAATCATTTTTCAATGTCATGCCTCATCACTGTCTGGATTTCACTGTTTCAAGCTCTTTGTGAACCCAGTCACCGGGCGGATAAGGCTGGGATTTATTTTTAGAGCCTTAATTTATGTTATACAAATTAAGTATGCTTTGCAAGTGAATGAGGCACCTTCCTATTCCTAATTCATTTCAAAGGAGCCCTTGTGTGTTGTTCCATTTGCAAGCGAGTACAGAGATGTGAAGATAAAGCGTGTTCAAAGGGATAGCAGAGACTTCAGAAGGAACGATAACATCACCTCAGTCCCCCTGAAGTCCTCCGTAAAGTGAACAACCTCCCCCTTGGGGTGGCTGCAAATCCACAAGCCTTGCTTAGCTACACATGATAACTCAAACAGGTAAATAAGCTGCAAGAAGAAGGAAGTCTTATTGTGGCATAAACAACCTTATCTACCGCTTAATTTATATTTCACTCTGGGAGAACAATTTTGCTTTTCAGCAGCGCAGGTGAATTAGTATTTCCATGCTTAACATTGCCATGGGGATCATATTTGCCAATCCGGAGGATTTTCTAGTATAAAGATGAGTGACAAtcttttggcctaaaattacagTGCTCAAAATAGCAGAAATTATTTTGTTCTTCAGGTTTGAATGAGTCACTAAAAACGTACCCAAGAAATATTCATTGTATTGTGTTTCAGGAGAAATGGTAAATTTAACAAATCAGTACAGGGAATCATCACCATAatgtactgacacacacattagtGTTTAGATTTCACTATGATTGGTATTTTGAATCTGTTGGAAATGGTTTTTGAGTAtcgtttcatttaatttaaacattttcttaaagctgcacttggcAAGATTCTTATGTACAAGTAGTACATCTGTCTTATCAATTTAGATTTATAAAGGGTTGCAAGAGAGAAGAGCATTATTAAGAGTTCTCagcccacaggaagtgatgaatcgAAAGAGTCAAATACAAACTGTTTTTAAACAGCCGTGAGGCAAATGTTCAGGAACAGGCTGGTAAACAGGAgcgtgcagtttactgacatcacCTCACACAAATTCCTGGTATtgactttccaaaaaaaaaaaaaaatatatatatataccttcATTGATGGCTTCATTTGGAGCCACCAGTATATTATTTTCCAAGTGCAGTTAATATTAGTTTTAAGATTCTGCTTTAATGTAAAAGTTTCCTGTTTTGTCAAGTTAAAAGGAATGATGCACCATCCAGAGGAGTTCATATTAAGCAAAAACTGATTGTTCATGCGGTTGAAGGTCCATTTCTGCTGTGAAATCATGCTTTCACCTGAAGTAAAAACCAGCTTTTATAATATTCTGTTAAGGGCTAGTTGCACTATCTACCACTTATTGGTCTGAACTCACTGGTGTTTTACCACAGAAATTTACACTAAATGTGTTTCATGTTCAGAGGAATCATCAATTTTAAGGTAACAACAAGCAGCAATTTCATATCaacaaaatgtccattttgcttGGTCTTTATTGCTGATTCATGTTGTACAACAATGATGCAGCACATATTTGGGACATAAATACTTTTGCTGTTGCTATAGGTCTTTTCAAGGAAAAATCCTGTGACacaaggagttttttttttcttctccagctgcagtAACAGTGGTTTAGAGTGAACAGGAGAGGAACTGGGAGGTCAGGATGAGCAGTAATAGCCACTATGAGAAAAAATACATCGACAGAAACTTCACCAGCAGAAAATCCCAGGAAACAGGCGCAGCACTGGCCAGACTGTGgaactgacaggtgatctcagGTGAAATGCAATtccaacacactcacagaaagaAACTGCTTGTCACCAAAAATggcacgaaaaaaaaaaaaaaaaatccaaaacaaagaCATAGGATCTTGCAGATTACCATTTTAAAATCGTGTTGATACAAGCTGTCACGACAGCTCATGTAAAATGACTGGAATAATTTGCTCCAAATCTGTCCGAGAGGAGGTTTTCATCTCAGTCACAATACATTGGTGTGACCTTCCCTGTCAGAAAACTGAGCTTGGTATTGTCATGCATATAAACATGTTGTTCATTTATGCCCCTCTGCACAGAGTTCATTGATTCGGAAATTGGTagtgtttgcacacacatatgcacacacaaacacatgcacacaattttAATGAGTTTCCCaccttagccaatcagagaaacacaatgtgtgcgcacgtgtgtgtatgtgtgtgtgtttatgtgtgtgtggaggtggaaAGTGCGTGTAGGGGTGTTGCTGGTCAGCTTGAACATAGCTTTGTTAAAAAGtc is a genomic window of Myripristis murdjan chromosome 15, fMyrMur1.1, whole genome shotgun sequence containing:
- the hs3st1l1 gene encoding heparan sulfate (glucosamine) 3-O-sulfotransferase 1-like1, which gives rise to MACFLASAFLLVLQTYAAPPELVQAGFGITLDPMDLGAGLPANVSGDLPPSPPPGTSKRAPQSIIIGVRKGGTRALLEMLDIHPEVAAAATEVHFFDWDENYAKGFEWYRELMPYSYPHQITVEKTPGYFTSALAPERIRAMNSSIKLLLILRDPTERVISDYTQVYFNRLENHKPVQAIENLLVRNGALNTRYKAIQRSLYDIHMRNWLRHFPLEQIHIVDGDTLIRNPLPELQKVERFLNLPPRIVSSNFYFNQTKGFYCIRSDGRERCLHESKGRPHPAVNSTVLQQLRSYLREHNRTFYRLVKRTFDWQ